A window of Cytobacillus sp. FSL H8-0458 genomic DNA:
GGCGCGACAGCTTATCGCACAGAAACAGCCAATAGAATAATGAAAGAATTAGATATTAACATCATAAGAGGCAATGCTGCAGAAATTGCCAATGCAGCAGGACAGCAGTGGAATATTAAGGGCGTTGATGCCGGAGAAGCAGAGGGAAACACTTCTGAGCTCGCAAAGTCGGCAGCAAATAAACTTGGTGCAGTCACCGTCATTACAGGGAAACAAGACATCGTTTCAGATGGACATTCAACTCTTATGATCAACAATGGCCATCCACTGTTAACGAAAGTAACAGGTGCCGGATGTCTTTTGACTTCTGTCATTGGAGCTTTCGCAGCTGTTGAAAAGGATCCAGTAAAAGCGGCAGCTGCTTCCTTGATCGTGTATGGCTCTGCAGCCGAAATGGCTGCAGAAAAAACGGATGGCAGAGGTCCGGGCACTTTCCAAATTGAGTTCTTAAATAGCTTATATACTATTTCAGGTGCAGATGTTGAATTGCGCGGCTCTTTTAGTCAGATAGGAGGGGAATAAATATGAAGGTGAACAAAGCATTAACCATAGCAGGATCAGACAGCGGCGGCGGTGCGGGTATTCAGGCAGATTTAAAAACCTTTCAGGAACTTGGTGTATTCGGCATGTCAGCGTTAACTGCCGTAACGGCCCAAAACACCAGGGGAGTGCAGGGAGTTTATCCCATGACCGCCGATGCTGTTACAGCGCAAATCCAATCCATTGGAGAAGACTTGAGGCCAGATGCAGTCAAGACTGGAATGCTCTTTAGTGCAGAGATTATCGAAACTGTTTCAAAGGAGATTACGAAATACGGCTGGAAAAATATTGTCATTGATCCGGTGATGATAGCTAAAGGAGGAGCGAGTCTTCTTCAGACTGAAGCCATTTTAGCGATGAAAAAGCATCTGATTCCGCTGTCAATGGTCATTACACCAAATATTCCCGAGGCTGAGATTTTAACGGATACAACGATTCGTTCAATAGATGATAAACGGAAAGCAGCAAAAGAACTGCATAGGCTTGGAGCGAGAAATGTCATCATTAAGGGCGGCCATGAGGAGGGAAAAATGGCTGCCGATCTATTATTTGACGGTGAAAGTTTTACCGAATTCAAGAGTAAAAAAATAGAAACAGTGAACACGCACGGTACTGGCTGCACCTTTTCGGCCGCCATTACCGCCGGACTCGCTGACGGCTTTTCTGTGCCACATGCTGTTGATCGGGCAAAGCAATTTATCCAGGCAGCAATTGAACATGACTTAAGAATTGGCAGTGGTCATGGACCAACCAATCATTGGGCCTATAATGCTAAGAAAAAGGAGAACCTCGTTCATGGGAGTCAATACTAAGCAAATGAGAGATTGGCTAAAAGTATATTTCATAATGGGGAGCGTTAATTGTCATCAAAATCCTGAAGATATTCTCCGATC
This region includes:
- the thiD gene encoding bifunctional hydroxymethylpyrimidine kinase/phosphomethylpyrimidine kinase: MKVNKALTIAGSDSGGGAGIQADLKTFQELGVFGMSALTAVTAQNTRGVQGVYPMTADAVTAQIQSIGEDLRPDAVKTGMLFSAEIIETVSKEITKYGWKNIVIDPVMIAKGGASLLQTEAILAMKKHLIPLSMVITPNIPEAEILTDTTIRSIDDKRKAAKELHRLGARNVIIKGGHEEGKMAADLLFDGESFTEFKSKKIETVNTHGTGCTFSAAITAGLADGFSVPHAVDRAKQFIQAAIEHDLRIGSGHGPTNHWAYNAKKKENLVHGSQY
- the thiM gene encoding hydroxyethylthiazole kinase, whose translation is MNIQEISSLLDKVRESNPLVHNITNVVVTNFTANGLLAIGASPVMAYAHEEAADMAKIAGALVLNMGTLTEKEVKSMLIAGKSANQHGVPVVFDPVGAGATAYRTETANRIMKELDINIIRGNAAEIANAAGQQWNIKGVDAGEAEGNTSELAKSAANKLGAVTVITGKQDIVSDGHSTLMINNGHPLLTKVTGAGCLLTSVIGAFAAVEKDPVKAAAASLIVYGSAAEMAAEKTDGRGPGTFQIEFLNSLYTISGADVELRGSFSQIGGE